The Chryseobacterium sp. LJ668 genome segment AGTTCGCCCATTTCAAAGATCCAATCCAGAATTTCACCTTCCAGTTCGATAGATTGGTCGACTAAAGTGTAAATATCTTCAATATCAGAATCAGTCAAAAGATCCGGCTGCTCTTCACGGATTTTATTGATCAGATAAATTCCGCCATTGGCGTGAATCTGCTCATCAATAGACGTCCATGCAATAATATTAGAAACATTTTTCAGGAAACCTTTGAATCTAGTGAACGATAATATAATGGCAAACTGTGAAAACAAAGACACATTTTCGATCAGAATACTGAATAACAGCAGAGAGGAAACATACTCTTTCGGTGTTGCAGAATTGGCGTGTTTCAATACATTTGATAAAAACTGAATTCTTTTTTTCAGGGCAGGAACTTCCACTACATGCAGGAATTCTTCATTGTATCCCAAAACTTCAAGCAAACGCGAATATGCCTCCGAATGACGGAATTCACATTCGGCAAAGGTTGCACCCAATCCGTTAAGCTCAGGCTTTGGTAAATGGTTGTAGAGATTTCCCCAAAAAGACTTTACAGAAACTTCGATCTGGGCAATCGCCAAAAGTGCATTTTTTACCGCATTTTTTTCGTGCGGTTCCAACTGTGACTGAAAATCCTGAACATCTGCGGTAAAATCAACTTCTGAGTGTACCCAGAATGATTTATTGATGGCTTCTGTAAACTGAAGAACTTCAGGATACTCAAATGGTTTGTAGCTTACTCTTTTATCAAAAATTCCCATGTTTAGTTGTAATGTCTTAAAAAAATTAAAAAATAGATCACTGTAAATGTTCTTGAAGCTTTGTAACTTTCTGATTCGTCGTAAGTTGTTTGAAAAACTGATCAACGGAAATT includes the following:
- a CDS encoding ribonucleotide-diphosphate reductase subunit beta gives rise to the protein MGIFDKRVSYKPFEYPEVLQFTEAINKSFWVHSEVDFTADVQDFQSQLEPHEKNAVKNALLAIAQIEVSVKSFWGNLYNHLPKPELNGLGATFAECEFRHSEAYSRLLEVLGYNEEFLHVVEVPALKKRIQFLSNVLKHANSATPKEYVSSLLLFSILIENVSLFSQFAIILSFTRFKGFLKNVSNIIAWTSIDEQIHANGGIYLINKIREEQPDLLTDSDIEDIYTLVDQSIELEGEILDWIFEMGELDKFSKEDLINFMKYRVDESLIKINMEKRYNTTAEQYSPMKWFEEEVFANSMDDFFAKRPVDYTKHDKSITANDLF